One part of the bacterium genome encodes these proteins:
- a CDS encoding PorV/PorQ family protein, with protein sequence MNKKTVMTMLGAIFIISSVYAQDSTTCSGLLLKNQINVRAAGMGNAQAAVLGEGSAAYDYNPAALLDIKHPRVAATYYSGLAEDAFGSISYDMRLRDGWNMMSHFLYYDAGVMELVTYDGDISNINAQRDMLLSLGAAKRFGIMGQVVAFGVSAKMLYSTLVEEYSAFALAGDLGVYYEIKPLAENLNVGLALKNIGTPIQYDTTADPLPAYGLAGLSYAFDPDPVVNIRFAGDVQYDLEEKWNGNVGLEVFIADMVAVRGGYKLGVDMGGITAGLGVVWQNFSLNYALNFVEVLNSAHRVSLGYVLAPIKSTGKSDKPAEPEKSQADLLEEMVADMQVTAKPEKDATRVQAQVLEVRRKGGLVNQIVLNIGRNHGIKKGYSGSLLDAKGAPIAGIIIEMVDPNISLAEVQGLSMDIDDKVWAIVETPGKGKEE encoded by the coding sequence ATGAACAAGAAAACTGTGATGACCATGCTAGGCGCAATATTTATAATTTCGAGTGTCTATGCGCAGGATTCCACAACCTGTTCGGGATTGCTGCTGAAAAATCAGATCAATGTACGCGCAGCCGGGATGGGAAATGCCCAGGCAGCTGTATTGGGGGAGGGCTCGGCTGCCTATGACTATAATCCCGCAGCATTGCTCGACATCAAACATCCGCGTGTTGCAGCAACGTATTACAGTGGATTGGCGGAAGATGCATTTGGTTCCATTTCTTATGATATGCGTTTACGCGATGGTTGGAACATGATGAGTCATTTTCTCTATTATGATGCCGGCGTGATGGAGCTGGTGACTTATGATGGCGATATCAGCAATATCAACGCGCAGAGGGATATGCTCCTCTCTTTGGGCGCAGCCAAGCGCTTTGGGATTATGGGACAGGTAGTGGCGTTCGGTGTCAGTGCGAAGATGCTTTATTCGACATTGGTCGAAGAATATTCGGCATTTGCATTGGCAGGTGATCTTGGAGTGTATTACGAGATTAAACCATTGGCGGAAAATCTCAATGTGGGTCTGGCTTTGAAAAACATCGGAACGCCCATTCAATATGATACTACCGCAGATCCTCTGCCTGCTTATGGACTGGCCGGACTGTCGTATGCATTTGATCCTGATCCGGTGGTGAATATCAGATTTGCCGGAGATGTACAGTATGATTTGGAAGAAAAATGGAACGGTAATGTGGGTCTGGAAGTTTTTATCGCAGATATGGTGGCTGTACGCGGCGGTTACAAATTAGGCGTTGATATGGGCGGGATTACTGCCGGTTTGGGTGTTGTATGGCAAAATTTTAGCCTGAATTATGCGCTCAATTTTGTGGAAGTGCTCAATTCGGCGCACCGGGTGAGTTTGGGATATGTCCTGGCACCTATCAAGAGCACAGGAAAATCCGATAAACCGGCAGAACCGGAAAAATCCCAGGCGGATCTGCTTGAAGAAATGGTTGCAGACATGCAGGTTACTGCAAAGCCTGAAAAGGATGCAACCCGGGTGCAGGCGCAGGTGCTGGAAGTCCGGCGAAAAGGCGGATTGGTCAATCAGATTGTATTAAATATCGGTCGTAATCATGGCATCAAAAAAGGCTACTCCGGTTCACTGCTGGATGCCAAAGGTGCGCCTATTGCCGGGATCATCATAGAAATGGTTGATCCGAACATCAGCTTGGCAGAGGTTCAGGGTTTGAGTATGGATATTGACGATAAAGTATGGGCGATTGTAGAAACGCCCGGAAAAGGAAAAGAAGAATGA